Proteins from one Acidimicrobiales bacterium genomic window:
- a CDS encoding FG-GAP-like repeat-containing protein, which produces MSLGFPAPAMAQAEDPPIVALASPTGDDDGDGIENRYEDANLDLDDDAATNPGPDTDGDTVPDYLDPDDDGDGLPTASESADPNADGNPSDAVDSDLDAQPDYLDSPIGLASGAPVVSEQKVSATVGGFTGPLASQDYFGSSVQPIGDLDRDGVVDVAVGAYYDDGAGFNRGAVYILFLNADGTVKTEQQISQGVGGFVGPTPNDVGFGRDLAAPGDIDGDGIADLVVGSQYDTDGGSQRGAVWVLFMNTDGTVKAEQKISSTTGGLTGPIDDFDQFGNAVAAIGDLDGDGRSEIAVGAKGDDDGFLDAGAVYVLYLTSSGTVASQTKISDTTGGLVAPLANTDFFGDSVGPVGDVDGDGAYDVLVGATGDDTGGSDRGAAYVLMLNTNGTVKAESMIASGTGGLTYGLLDGDRFGYSIAGVGDADQDGNPDIMVGAPQADLGGNDRGLVLLLNLDASGSVIGEAAFGSGSNGVAGPLENFDYFGSNVASLGDLDGDGTLNVVISAVNDDDGSLDAGAFYVFDLTATGVVVVNSTGDASDLSAGNGVCDTGALNTQGDPQCTLRAAIEEANASAGIDTIHFDIPTSEAGYVGGSPAYWVIGQASNYPD; this is translated from the coding sequence ATGAGCCTCGGATTCCCCGCCCCCGCGATGGCGCAGGCCGAGGATCCACCCATCGTGGCGCTGGCCTCGCCCACTGGCGACGACGACGGCGACGGCATCGAAAACCGGTACGAAGACGCCAACCTGGACCTGGACGATGACGCCGCCACCAACCCGGGGCCAGACACCGACGGCGACACCGTTCCCGACTATCTGGACCCAGACGACGATGGCGACGGCCTACCGACTGCGTCCGAGAGCGCCGACCCCAACGCTGACGGAAACCCCAGCGACGCGGTCGACAGCGACCTGGACGCCCAACCCGATTACCTGGACTCACCCATCGGGTTGGCATCGGGGGCGCCGGTGGTGTCCGAGCAGAAGGTGTCTGCCACGGTTGGTGGGTTCACCGGCCCACTGGCATCTCAGGACTACTTCGGCTCCAGCGTGCAGCCGATTGGCGACCTCGACCGCGACGGTGTGGTCGATGTCGCCGTTGGCGCCTACTACGACGACGGCGCGGGCTTCAACCGCGGTGCGGTGTACATCCTGTTCCTCAACGCCGACGGCACGGTGAAGACCGAGCAACAGATCAGCCAGGGCGTGGGCGGGTTCGTCGGGCCGACGCCCAACGACGTGGGATTCGGTCGCGATCTCGCGGCACCGGGCGACATCGACGGCGACGGCATCGCAGACCTGGTGGTCGGTTCGCAGTACGACACAGACGGTGGTTCGCAACGAGGCGCCGTGTGGGTGCTGTTCATGAACACCGACGGCACGGTCAAGGCCGAACAGAAGATCAGCTCGACCACCGGTGGGTTGACCGGGCCGATCGACGACTTCGATCAGTTCGGCAACGCGGTGGCGGCCATTGGCGACCTAGATGGTGACGGCCGCAGCGAGATAGCCGTGGGAGCCAAGGGCGACGACGACGGCTTCCTGGACGCCGGCGCCGTCTACGTGCTGTACCTGACCTCCAGCGGAACGGTCGCGTCGCAGACCAAGATCAGCGACACCACAGGCGGTTTGGTTGCTCCGCTGGCCAACACCGACTTCTTCGGCGATTCGGTAGGCCCCGTGGGCGACGTCGACGGCGACGGGGCGTACGACGTGCTTGTCGGCGCCACCGGCGACGACACGGGCGGCTCCGACAGGGGTGCGGCCTATGTGCTGATGTTGAACACCAACGGCACGGTGAAAGCCGAGTCGATGATTGCCAGCGGCACCGGCGGCCTCACATATGGCCTGCTGGACGGCGACCGGTTCGGATACAGCATCGCCGGTGTGGGCGACGCCGACCAGGACGGCAATCCCGACATCATGGTCGGAGCCCCTCAGGCCGATCTGGGCGGCAACGACCGCGGGCTGGTGCTGCTGCTGAACCTCGACGCTTCGGGTTCGGTCATTGGAGAGGCGGCGTTCGGGTCGGGATCCAACGGTGTCGCCGGGCCGCTCGAGAACTTCGACTATTTCGGTTCGAACGTCGCATCGCTGGGTGACCTCGATGGCGACGGCACGTTGAACGTCGTCATCTCGGCGGTCAACGACGACGACGGGTCGCTCGACGCGGGTGCGTTCTATGTGTTCGACCTGACGGCGACCGGTGTCGTCGTAGTCAACTCGACGGGCGACGCGTCCGACCTGTCGGCCGGCAACGGCGTGTGCGACACCGGCGCGCTGAACACCCAGGGCGACCCCCAATGCACCCTGCGAGCCGCCATCGAGGAGGCCAACGCGTCGGCCGGCATCGACACCATCCACTTCGACATCCCGACGAGCGAAGCGGGCTACGTCGGCGGGTCGCCGGCCTATTGGGTCATCGGTCAGGCGTCCAACTACCCCGAC
- a CDS encoding IS3 family transposase: MTRYRWVAARKAEGFPTTTACETAGVSRQAFYDWRQRETVGPTEAEEAEAALVQEMREIADEFDESYGSPRMTAELRDRGWRVNHKRVERLMRAHGIVGIYKPAKVRTTIPAEDAPPLPDLVKRNFAPGVPDVAWVGDISYIPTGQGWLYLATVIDLGSRRLLGYAMAEHMRTELVCDALAMAAGVRGGRTAGIIFHSDRGAQYLAGDYRAAVAERGMIQSVGRTGVCWDNSVAESFFSSLKRELIHRYRFEDRAGARRAIFAWINRYNTRRLHSSLGYRSPTTWENLHRPPKAPKAA; this comes from the coding sequence GTGACCCGCTATCGGTGGGTCGCTGCCCGGAAGGCCGAAGGCTTCCCGACCACGACAGCATGTGAGACCGCCGGCGTCAGCCGGCAGGCCTTCTATGACTGGCGCCAACGCGAGACTGTAGGGCCGACCGAAGCCGAGGAGGCCGAGGCCGCTCTGGTGCAGGAGATGCGCGAGATCGCCGATGAGTTCGACGAGTCCTACGGGTCACCGCGCATGACCGCTGAGCTACGCGATCGGGGCTGGCGGGTGAACCACAAGCGGGTGGAGCGGCTGATGCGTGCCCATGGCATCGTCGGGATCTACAAGCCCGCCAAGGTCCGCACCACGATCCCCGCCGAGGATGCCCCGCCGTTGCCGGACCTGGTGAAGCGCAACTTCGCCCCTGGTGTCCCAGATGTCGCGTGGGTTGGCGACATCTCCTACATCCCGACCGGGCAGGGCTGGCTCTATCTGGCGACGGTGATCGATCTCGGATCGCGGCGCCTGCTCGGGTATGCGATGGCCGAGCACATGCGCACCGAGCTCGTCTGTGACGCCTTGGCGATGGCCGCCGGCGTCCGGGGCGGGCGCACCGCCGGGATCATTTTCCATTCCGACCGCGGAGCGCAATACCTCGCGGGCGACTACCGGGCAGCCGTCGCGGAGCGCGGCATGATCCAGTCCGTCGGCCGCACCGGGGTGTGCTGGGACAACTCGGTCGCCGAATCGTTCTTCAGCTCACTCAAACGAGAGCTGATCCACCGCTACCGATTCGAAGACCGCGCCGGAGCCCGCCGAGCGATCTTCGCCTGGATCAACCGCTACAACACCCGAAGGCTGCACTCGAGCCTCGGATACCGTTCACCCACCACCTGGGAGAACCTGCACCGTCCACCAAAGGCCCCAAAGGCCGCATAA
- a CDS encoding transposase, whose translation MSVMEEKEPRSRSRRSFTPEFKADAVAMVLDEGNTIADVARRLGVGETNLGNWVRQARVDRGEREGLTTSEREELAELRREVKRLRMERELLKRATAFWVKESGQ comes from the coding sequence ATGTCAGTGATGGAGGAGAAGGAGCCACGGTCTCGGTCTCGTCGTTCGTTCACGCCTGAGTTCAAGGCCGACGCGGTGGCGATGGTGCTCGATGAGGGCAACACGATCGCCGATGTCGCTCGACGGCTCGGGGTCGGCGAGACGAATCTGGGGAATTGGGTGCGTCAGGCCCGGGTCGATCGAGGTGAGCGTGAAGGATTGACGACCAGCGAGCGTGAAGAACTCGCCGAGCTGCGCCGCGAGGTCAAGCGCCTGCGGATGGAACGCGAGCTGCTCAAACGAGCGACGGCCTTCTGGGTGAAGGAGTCGGGACAGTGA
- a CDS encoding carbonic anhydrase has product MTEDDFEPHTDQLVEANKAYAEHFHDSELQVRPTMHMAVVACMDSRMDIFQILGLHNGQAHVIRNAGGIITDDVLRSVYLSQKAMGTREIVLLHHTNCGLQNLDEVSLRRELEETTGVRPAWTFDSFDSPYDDVKQSIRRLQMSPFILHKDHIRGFVYEVETGLLHEVTVDG; this is encoded by the coding sequence ATGACCGAAGACGACTTCGAGCCTCATACCGATCAGCTGGTCGAGGCCAACAAGGCCTACGCCGAGCATTTCCACGACAGCGAGTTGCAGGTGCGGCCCACCATGCACATGGCTGTGGTGGCCTGCATGGACTCGCGGATGGACATCTTCCAGATCCTGGGGCTCCACAACGGTCAGGCCCACGTCATCCGCAACGCCGGAGGCATCATCACCGACGATGTGCTGAGGTCGGTGTATCTGTCGCAAAAGGCGATGGGTACCCGCGAGATCGTGCTGCTGCACCACACCAACTGCGGCCTGCAGAACCTCGATGAGGTCAGTCTGCGCCGCGAACTCGAGGAGACCACCGGTGTGCGCCCCGCGTGGACCTTCGACTCGTTCGACAGCCCCTACGACGACGTCAAACAGTCGATTCGGCGCTTGCAGATGAGCCCGTTCATCCTTCACAAGGACCACATCCGCGGTTTTGTGTACGAGGTCGAAACAGGGTTGTTGCACGAGGTCACCGTCGACGGTTGA